The Anabaena sp. WA102 genome contains a region encoding:
- the nusB gene encoding transcription antitermination factor NusB, with translation MQRRKPQQIARELALLSLSQLPINPKKLETLSDEQLVSKLVLGAVRTLTLEVQDTLNNAAGELQRSNDRLLTSETRAADLNTARTMLKEAISYTQIAINQLGTSVDFPELIQLANQDKEVRNYAKAIIITVSENHQAIEEYISHALVDWQVTRLAQIDRDILQIATAEIKFMKVPNSIAINEAVELAKRYSGEDGHRFINGVLRRVSEQKQPV, from the coding sequence ATGCAACGTCGTAAACCCCAACAAATAGCCCGCGAATTGGCTCTGTTAAGCCTTAGCCAATTACCAATTAACCCCAAGAAACTGGAAACCCTATCAGACGAGCAATTAGTCTCTAAGTTAGTTTTAGGGGCAGTCCGTACCCTGACATTAGAGGTACAGGACACATTGAACAATGCCGCGGGCGAACTACAACGGAGTAATGATCGCCTATTAACTAGCGAAACTAGAGCCGCTGACTTAAATACGGCTAGAACTATGTTGAAAGAGGCAATTTCCTATACCCAAATAGCTATCAATCAATTAGGTACATCCGTTGATTTTCCTGAATTAATTCAGTTAGCTAATCAAGATAAGGAAGTTCGTAATTACGCTAAAGCTATTATTATTACCGTTAGTGAAAATCATCAGGCTATCGAAGAATATATTTCTCATGCTTTAGTAGATTGGCAAGTTACCCGTCTAGCCCAAATTGATAGAGATATCCTGCAAATAGCCACCGCAGAAATAAAGTTTATGAAAGTTCCCAATAGTATTGCCATTAACGAAGCTGTAGAATTAGCTAAACGCTACAGTGGAGAAGACGGACACCGTTTTATTAATGGTGTTCTCCGTCGAGTTAGCGAACAAAAACAACCTGTTTGA
- a CDS encoding DUF502 domain-containing protein has translation MENNHNSLTKLNKENRGLGMERWKQDFKNDLIAGLLVVIPLATTIWLTITIATWVINFLTQVPKQLNPFDGLNPILVNILNLLVGLAVPLLSILAIGLMARNIAGRWLLDFGERLLQAIPLAGQVYKTLKQLLETLLKDSNGKFRRVVLVEYPRPGIWAIAFVTGAISNEIQSQISRPVISLFIPTTPNPTTGWYAVVPEEDVINLSISVEDAFKIVVSGGIVAPNIPSPELSALSAGSSLEIQQREIPEIETKLDTNLAK, from the coding sequence ATGGAAAATAATCACAACAGTTTGACAAAGCTAAATAAGGAGAATCGGGGTTTGGGAATGGAACGGTGGAAACAAGACTTCAAAAATGACCTGATTGCTGGTTTGCTGGTGGTAATTCCCCTGGCAACCACAATCTGGTTAACAATTACCATAGCTACCTGGGTAATTAACTTTCTCACCCAAGTTCCTAAACAACTTAATCCCTTTGATGGCTTAAATCCGATATTAGTGAATATACTTAATTTGCTAGTAGGATTAGCCGTGCCATTATTAAGTATTCTGGCTATCGGTTTAATGGCTAGGAATATTGCTGGGCGATGGTTATTAGATTTCGGTGAACGGTTATTACAAGCGATTCCTCTGGCAGGACAGGTATATAAAACTCTTAAGCAACTCTTAGAAACTCTCCTAAAAGATTCTAATGGTAAATTTCGACGGGTAGTTTTAGTAGAATACCCTCGTCCGGGCATTTGGGCGATCGCATTTGTCACCGGCGCAATTAGCAATGAAATCCAAAGTCAAATATCCCGTCCCGTCATCAGTCTATTTATTCCCACTACCCCTAATCCGACCACAGGATGGTATGCAGTAGTACCAGAAGAGGATGTAATTAATCTCTCTATATCCGTAGAGGATGCTTTTAAGATAGTTGTGTCAGGTGGTATAGTCGCCCCTAATATTCCATCACCAGAGCTTTCTGCACTGTCAGCAGGATCATCTTTAGAAATACAACAGCGGGAAATTCCCGAAATAGAAACTAAACTCGATACCAACCTAGCAAAGTGA